AGTCGAACCTGATGTGTAAGGTTCGATTCATTTTAATTTTTTGATTATTCCTTCTTACATAATTTTTTTCAGAACACGTCCAAAAGGATACAGAGATTGGATGAGTATTTAATCCGATAATTTTCCCATAAATTGTATGATAAACTGAAGAGAAGAAGATTGTGAGGGTAACAATGATGAATATTCATTTTGAAAAGATGGACGAAAGAGAACTTACTTCTTATTTGACGTGGTTGATTGATGATTATGCGAACGACGTCGCCCGCAATTATCAATTACCTGCTACACTGGCGCAAGAAGAGTCGACGCAATTGATTCGTAGCCTGTTTCCAGACAATCAACCGACTGAGGGACAAACAGTCGTCCATGTGATGGACGGTGCGACGCGAGTCGGGATTTTATGGTACGCCTTTCAGGAAGAATCAAAACGTGTCTTCATTTATCATGTTTGGATGCACGAAGCCTATCGCGGACGCGGATATGCGACGGCGGCATTGCAACGACTGGAGACGGTTGCAGCACAAGAACTAGGGGCGACTTCGATTGGGCTGAGTGTATTTGGCTCAAATCCGGATGCTCAGCGATTTTATGCACGCCTCGGATTCCAACAAACTTCGATTGCGATGAATAAGCGTTTGGGAGAGGTGTCGAGGTGAGGCGCTTTTGGAAAGGGACATTAATTGCGATTGGGGTGCTTGCCGTAGGGATGGGAGGACTCGCTTTTATGTTCAATCAGTCGATGCAGTCCGATTCCGATGAAGAAGCAAAAGCAATCCAACTCGCTGAGCCGTATGTAGCGGAGCGTTTCGACAATGCCGAATTGACGACAGAGGTCACGTTCGACAACATGGGAAATTTCCCGTTCGAATACGCGGCGACTGCAGTTGATTCCGTGACAGGGACCGAGTTTTTCGTCTATGCGGATGAGACGACAGGGGAAGTCGTCGACACGTTTCTCGCATCGAAATGGGAAGACGACGTGACGGATGCCATCGAAGATTCGGTCATGACGGCGTTTGGAAGCGACGTCACGTACGACGTTTTTTACGATGAGGTAGCCGTACGACAACTAGACGCCTCAGCAGCAAATCCGTTTGCCTATAAAACGGCTGACGTCGTACCGACAATCCTGATGACGATTCATCGGGAGCCAGCATCAGGGGACGAGGCACTCGTCCGCACTTGGATGACAGCGCTAAAAGAGAGCGATATGTTACGCCGTGCGGAAGTTCATGTCGACTACGTCGCTAAAAACGGAGAGATCCTTAATGACGGTACCCCATTAATTCTATCGTTCTAATGAAAAACCACTTTCTGCGAGCAGGAAGTGGTTTTGTTCAGTTTATCGTCACCACAAGTTAAACAAATCCGCCACAATCGCATCACTGCCATCTTGGAACATGAACAAGCCGAGTGCGATTAACAGACCTCCGATGACGAGTGATCTGAACCGGATGAGTCCGTTCATGACTTTTTAATTAGGCTACGAATCACGAGTCATCTACCTTGATTCGACAACGCCTGTTTATCGACAGTATCATATTGAGACTTAATCGATAAAC
This sequence is a window from Exiguobacterium mexicanum. Protein-coding genes within it:
- a CDS encoding GNAT family N-acetyltransferase — translated: MNIHFEKMDERELTSYLTWLIDDYANDVARNYQLPATLAQEESTQLIRSLFPDNQPTEGQTVVHVMDGATRVGILWYAFQEESKRVFIYHVWMHEAYRGRGYATAALQRLETVAAQELGATSIGLSVFGSNPDAQRFYARLGFQQTSIAMNKRLGEVSR
- a CDS encoding type IV pilus modification PilV family protein, producing the protein MRRFWKGTLIAIGVLAVGMGGLAFMFNQSMQSDSDEEAKAIQLAEPYVAERFDNAELTTEVTFDNMGNFPFEYAATAVDSVTGTEFFVYADETTGEVVDTFLASKWEDDVTDAIEDSVMTAFGSDVTYDVFYDEVAVRQLDASAANPFAYKTADVVPTILMTIHREPASGDEALVRTWMTALKESDMLRRAEVHVDYVAKNGEILNDGTPLILSF